Within the Amaranthus tricolor cultivar Red isolate AtriRed21 chromosome 15, ASM2621246v1, whole genome shotgun sequence genome, the region ACATCAAAAAAGGCCGGTGGAAATATCATTTCCAACTTGCATAAGGTGtaaggaatttttttttcaagttcttCCAATTGACCAACACTTATGTTTTTAGAGCAAAGGTCTcggaaaaaaaaacttagttcAACCAAAGGGTCATAAACCTCTTTAGGTAAAAACCCACGAAGTGCAAGGGGAAGCAACTGCTCTATAAAAACATGATGGTCATGGCTCTTCAAACATGATATCTTTTTTCCATTATCTTTAACACAACGAGAAATGTTTGATAGATATCCATCGGGAGATTTCATTTTTGCAAACATACGACATATGGAAACCTTGGCATCTGACCTCAATGTATATATAGCAATAGGAACACGCACCTTACCATCAACCACTTTAGGATGTAACTTATCTCTGATTTTCATCTTCACCAAATCCAATCGAGCCTTCAAAGTATCTTTGTTTTTGCCTTGTATGCTCATTAAAGTACCCAAGATATTATCAGAGACATTTTTCTCAATATGCATAACATCCAAGTTATGACGAACTTTTAATTTCCTCCAATAAGGCAAGCTAAAGAAAATGCTTTTCTTTTTCCACCCAAACAAGCTATTAGAAGCatccctttttcttttgttccCTACAATCTTCCCATATTTTGCTTGTGAGAATCGGCTATAATGTTGTAATACATCATCCCCACTCAATGGAACTGGTGCAACacctttttcaattttaccGTCAAAAGAATTGGCATCATTTCTCCACTTATGATTCATTGGAAGCCAACGTCGATGCCCTAAATAACCACCCTTATGCATCAACGAAGTCCGTTTAGTTTCCTTATGACAACACGGACAAGCGTAATAACCTTTGGTGGACCATCCAGACAAATCTGCATACGCAGGAAAGTCATTGATAGTCCACAGTAGTGATGCACGCAAGATGAAATTTGTTTTAGAGTAAGCATCATAGGTTTCAACACCAACCTCCCAAAGCTCCTTTAACTCCTCAATAAGTGGTTGGAGGTAGACGTCCATATTAATTCCTGGACTTGTTGGACCTGGTACTAGTAAAGATAGCATAAATGAATAAGGTTTCATGCATAACCAAGAAGGAAAATTATAAGGGATAAGAACTACTGGCCATATGCTATGTTGTGAATTATTGAAAGGCTGAAAGCCATCACAAGCTAGTCCAAGTCTAACATTTCGCACCTCTTTAGCAAATTCACTATATTCTTCATCAAATGATTTCCATGCAAAGGAGTCAGATGGATGTCTCATTGTATCATCCAACCCACTCGCATTGTCATCCTCCAACAAGGTATCATCCTCCTCTTCCCTAGAAAGGGCATCATCATCTATAATCCTATCACAATCATTCACTTTAGTAGCATCCCTTTCTTTGTGCCAACGCATGTCTTTGGATGTCTTTCTACACATGTACAACCTTTGTAGCCTAGGCTTCAATGGAAAATATCTTAGCACTTTTCTAGAAGCCTTTACCCCCTTAGAAGAGCCTTCTTTTTCTTGTTTCCACCTTGATAAACCACAAGTGGGACACTCAATCAATTTTTCATGCTCTTTCCAAAAAAGAATACAATCATTTTCACAAGCATCAATCTTACAATAATCAAGCTCCAAGTCTTTAATGAGTTTCTTAGCCTCGTAATAAGAAGTTGGAAGGTAAGCGCCATAGCCTTGACGTTCTAATTGGAGTAAACTATCAAAACATTTATCAGACCAATTATTCAAAACCTttaaatgtaataatttaacaatatatGACAACTTAGACATTGTTGTGCCATGCATTGTTAATGGTTCTTGGTACTCCTctaaaagtttgaaaaacttttttGCATTTGCATTAGGTTTCTCATACTCCTCAACATTATTTAAAGCCTCTTGAGAACTCCCAACATTCATAGCACCAACTCCACAAGCATCTTGCAACATTGTGAAACCACTATCAGTGTCATTGGACTCATTAACATCATCCCCTTCACCTGATTCAACTAATTCTTCCCCGTGAAGTTCCCAAAAAGTGTACTTCTCATACATTCCACTCTTAAGCAAGTCTAATCTTACATCacattttgttttaagaaatatattGCGACAACAATTACAAGGACACCTAATAGTAGTACTATCTCGATCATCTTCTCTTACTTTGGAAAGAGAAAAATTTATAAACTCATCAACACCATTTACATAATCAATAGATGAACGATCTTTTACTTTGACCCATGCcttattcaaaatcatttcctatatttaaagtttataataattagattatataacattcaataatatcaccaagaactccttataatattgttaacaattcatacaagaacaagaacaatttaacaacttgTAGAAGAATTTAATTTCGAGTTGTTCgtaaaacaatttaacgattcaaaaagaacaagaacaatttaaatttttgaaagaaacacaagaacaatttaacaatttttcttttacttACTTTTGCTTTAATCTTATCATTTAGAACTTCAATTTTAAAGTAACTCCATCAATTTTTCTTAGCATTACTTTGAAAGAATCTCACATTTCAAAACGCAAGTAATTAGAAAACGCAAGTAAATCCAGAAAAACGCAAGTAATTTCCAATACACATACATAAATCTTATAATTAGAACAAAGCCCAACAAAAAGGCAAAATCTTCAgtacaacccaacatttcaaacttatgaaatacacatacattaatctgataattacaacagagcccaagaaattcaaagaacaagccataaattgaaatcaacaacaaacaagaacaacaaatttATAGAAAACGAAATTCATACCGAAAATCAgtacaacccaacatttcaaactgatgaaatacacatacattaatctgataattacaacaaagcccaagaaattcaaagaacaagccataaattgaaatcaacaagaaacaagaacaacaaattcaaacaaaacgAAAGGCAAACCAAAAATCAgtacaacccaacatttcaaacacatgaaatacacatacattaatctgataattacaacaaagcctaagaaattcaaagaacaagccataaattgaaatcaacaagaaacaagaacaacaaattcaaacaaaacgAAAGGCAAACCGAAAATCAGTACCTGCTGTCGTGGGTTCAAAGGCGGCTGAAGGGTAGCTTGGCGGCAGCACCGGCTGAAAAGCAGCAGTTCCTCCGATGTGCAGGCGGCGGTAGTGGCTTACCTGCGGTGTGCGGCGGTGTGCGGGATTAGGGCTTGTGAGGAATCGGGTTTGTGAGGGAGGGAATGGGCGCTGGATAATCGAACTGGTCTGGCAGCACCGGCTGAAAAGCAGCTGTTCCTCCGATGTGCAGGCGGCGACAGTGGCTTACCTCCGGTGTGCGGCGGTGTGCGGGATTAGGGCTGGTGAGGAATCGGGTTTGTGAGGGAGGGAATGGGCGCTGGATAATGTGGAATGGGCGCTGGATAATGTGGAATGGGCGAAGGAGGAAGGGTACGTAATTTGTGAGGGATTGGGTGAGTTTTgagaaggaaaataaaaaaaaattattagtatatggtcttttgcaacgactttattgtatccgtatttttaaatatttttcgcaACAACATATACTgttacgaattatttatttaattttaacaacaacaatgtttgttgcaaaaaattgggTTACATGGGGAAACTACAAAAAAGGGtgggaaaattttttttttttggcaacgactatttagcaacaacaatggattttgcaacaacttatatttttcgcaacgaaaaaaatttagtcgttgctaaaacttgttgctaaaaacaagtttctTGTAGTgttgttagaatcaaaaatcatagtcatatgctttaaattacgtgttaagtttcgattttttgcttttttcgcacttttgcgcagaaagtagttgaaacttggttttttttgcacggaacattatatattattgtgttgaagttgtcaaaattcaaaatcatattcatatgctagaaaattacgtgctaagttgtcattttatgggttttaaagctttttaagctctttcgctcataaagtagataaaacttgatttggtatatattattgtgttgaagtggttataatttaaaatcatagttatatgctagaaattacgtgttaagttgcaattttatgggtttttaagcttttttggcacttttgcgcttaaattagctcaaacttggtttcttttgcacgaaactttatatatttttgtttagaAGTTGTttgaatctaaaatcatagtcatatgctttaaattacgtgttaagttgtgattttattgtctttttagcttttttggcactttctcgcataaagtagctcaaacttggtttgtgttgcatgaaattacttggcaaacaacactatttggtatatattactttgtttgaatcgaaaatcatactcatatgctggaaattacgtgttaagttgcgattttatatgaAGTcgcaaaaacttggtttgttttacacgaaacttagcaaacaacactattttgtatatattatattgttgaagtggttagaatttaaaatcatagtcatatgctcaaaattatgtgttaagttgcgattttttgtcattttaagcttttttggcactttcgcgcataaggtagctcaaacttggtttgttttacatgaaacttggcacacgacagtatttggtatatattattgtgttcaagtggttagaatttaaaatcatagtcatatgctagaaaagtacgtgttaagttgtgattttatggttttCTAACCTTTATTGacgctttcgcgcataaagtagctcaaacttggtttgttttgcatgaaacatggcacacaacactatttggtatatgttattgttttgaagtggttagaatttaaaatcatagacatatgttagaaattacgtggtaagttgcgattttttgggattttatgcttttttggcactttcgcgcataaagtagctcatacttgggttGTTTTACAGGAAaccttatatattattgtgtcgaagtggttataattaaaaatcatagtcttattctataaattacgtgataagttttgattttatggattttaaagatttcttggcactttcgcgtataaagtagctcaaacttggtttgttttacacgaaacttggcacacaacactatttcatatatattattgtgttgaagtggttggaatttaaagtcatagtcatatgctagaaaattacgtgttaagttgcgattttatatatttttgatctttttttgtactttcgcatataaagtagctcaaacttggtttgttttgcacgaaacttggcaaattacactatttggtatacattattgtgctgaagttgttagaatttaaaatcatattcatatgctagaaattacgtgttaggttgcgattttatgggtttttaaggttttttggcacttttgcgcataaattagctaaaacttggtttctttttcacgaaactttataaattattgggttgaagttgtgagaatctaaaatcataatcatatgctttaaattacgtgttaatttgcgattttatgggctttttagcttctttggcactttcccgcataaagtagctcaaacttggtttgtgttgcacaaaactttgaaaacaacactatttggtatatattattttgttgaagtggttagaatcgaaagtcatactcatatgctcgaaattacttgttaagttgcgattttatgtgttttaagctcttttggcactttcgtgcatcaagacacaaaaacttggtttgttttacacgaaacttggcaaacaacagtatttggaatacattattgtgttgaagtggttagaatttaaaatcatagtcatatgctagaaaagtacgtgttaagttgtgattttatggatttctaagcttttttggcgctttcgccaataaagtagttcaagattggtttgttttacatgaaacatgacacacaacactatttggtatatattattgtgttgaagtagttagaattgaaaatcatagtattatgctagaaattacgtagtAAGTTGCACTTTtttgggattttaagctttttcggcactttcgcgcataaagtagctcaaacttggtttgttttgcacgaaatttatatattattgtgttgaagtgtttagaattaaaaatgatagtattatgctataaattacgtgataagttgtgattttttgggttttaaagcttttttggcactttcgcgtataaagtagctcaaacgtggtttgttttgcacgaaacttggaatttaaaatcattgtcatatcctagagaattacgtgttaagttgcaattttatgggtttttaagctttttttgcactttcgcgtataaagtagctcaaacttggtttgttttgcacgaaacatggcatataaaactatttgggatatattattgtgttgaagtggttagaatttaaaatcatagttatatgctataaattacgtgttatgctgcgattttatgggttttaaagcttttttggcactttcgcgcataaattagctcaaacttggtttgtttttcacgaaactttatatataattgggttgaagtttttagaatcgaaaatcatagtcatatgctttaaattacgtgttaagtttcgattttatacacttttaagcttttttgacactttcgcatataaagtagctcaaacttggcttgttttgcacgaaactttatatattattttgttgctgtgttttaattgaaaatcatagtgatatgctagaaaattatgtgttatgttgcgatttgatggttttttatgctttttttgcacttttgcgcataaattagctcaaactcggtttgtgttgcacgaaactgagcaaacaacactattcggtatattttattttgttaaagtggttgaatcgaaaatcatactcatagactagaaattatgtgttaagttgcgattttatgggtttaagctcttttggcactttcacgcataaagtagctcaaactctatttgttttgtacgaaacttggtacacatcactatttggtacatattattgtgttaaagtggttagaattgaaaatcatagtcatatgctttaaattacgtgttaagttgcggtttattgtgcttttaagcttttttgtcactttcgcgcataaagtagctcaaacatggtttatttgcacgaaacttggcacacaacactatttggtatagactattgtgttgaaatggtttgaaaataatgtcatagtcatatgctggaattatgtgttaagttgcgattttttgtgatcttaagcttttttgacactttcgcggatacagtagctcaaacttggtttgttttgcacgaaaatttataaatttttgtattgaagtggttagaatacaaaatcatagtcttatgctttaaattacgtgctaagttgtgattttatgtgtttttaagcttttttttgcactttcgcgtataaa harbors:
- the LOC130801080 gene encoding uncharacterized protein LOC130801080, which encodes MILNKAWVKVKDRSSIDYVNGVDEFINFSLSKVREDDRDSTTIRCPCNCCRNIFLKTKCDVRLDLLKSGMYEKYTFWELHGEELVESGEGDDVNESNDTDSGFTMLQDACGVGAMNVGSSQEALNNVEEYEKPNANAKKFFKLLEEYQEPLTMHGTTMSKLSYIVKLLHLKVLNNWSDKCFDSLLQLERQGYGAYLPTSYYEAKKLIKDLELDYCKIDACENDCILFWKEHEKLIECPTCGLSRWKQEKEGSSKGVKASRKVLRYFPLKPRLQRLYMCRKTSKDMRWHKERDATKVNDCDRIIDDDALSREEEDDTLLEDDNASGLDDTMRHPSDSFAWKSFDEEYSEFAKEVRNVRLGLACDGFQPFNNSQHSIWPVVLIPYNFPSWLCMKPYSFMLSLLVPGPTSPGINMDVYLQPLIEELKELWEVGVETYDAYSKTNFILRASLLWTINDFPAYADLSGWSTKGYYACPCCHKETKRTSLMHKGGYLGHRRWLPMNHKWRNDANSFDGKIEKGVAPVPLSGDDVLQHYSRFSQAKYGKIVGNKRKRDASNSLFGWKKKSIFFSLPYWRKLKVRHNLDVMHIEKNVSDNILGTLMSIQGKNKDTLKARLDLVKMKIRDKLHPKVVDGKVRVPIAIYTLRSDAKVSICRMFAKMKSPDGYLSNISRCVKDNGKKISCLKSHDHHVFIEQLLPLALRGFLPKEVYDPLVELSFFFRDLCSKNISVGQLEELEKKIPYTLCKLEMIFPPAFFDVMVHLVVHLATEAKIAGPVRYRWMYPIERYLRTLKSYIRNRAHPKGCIAEGYLADECLTFYSRYMSDIDTKFNRKVRNDDEDIEEDTLKSNLEVFRLLGHTIGGSTPKHLDHLECDQIHFYILQNYDPLLKFVQKHKLQLEKECPRNVERRHKEQFSKLIKNQVPKIYKLGRCDKDLYNLVCGPSRVVGRYTAYIVNGFRFHTSDRSENRETQNSGVMVRGDDASDKEYYGVLRDIYQMRYPGENHVFVFKCSWFDVENLGRGYKVDEHGLVSVNKNKLLKSDDVFVLESQVEQVFYIQDENNENWEFVVKAQLRDLYNMSASDLHKEGIDVDAFQQVEVEANIEAECTDCVHTDNFRVSSSLATNMFMDYKGEHEVQMVTQILEDDNFINDGEIEVFEESSEVEEEI